Genomic segment of Xanthomonas sp. DAR 35659:
AGGCCGCGTTGGCTCAAAGCTGCTCAGAAATCGATGCAGCGTCCGTTTTTCTCCCAGTCGCCGTAGCGCGTCGGCTCGAGGCCGCCGCGTCCGCCGATCTCCCGCGGCGCAGGCTCGGTCTGCGGAGGGGTGTCCTCGGCGGGCCGCTGCGTTTCGGGATCGGACTCGGGTGTGGGGGTTGGTTGGCCTATCATGCGGGTCTCACAACTCGTCAATTTTAGTCCTCCCCTCTCGTGCCTGACAACCTGAATCTGGAATCCGGCGGTTTTTCCGCCCTGCCACACCTGCAATACGTCGCCCTGCGCGGCCCGGATGCAGTGGCCTTCGCCCATGCCCAGTTCGCCAACGACGTGCAGGCGCTGGCGCTGGGCCAGTGGCAGTGGAACGCCTGGCTGACCGCCAAGGGCCGGGTGATCGCGGTGTTCGCGCTGCTGCGCCAGGCCGACGATGCGCTACTGATGCTGCTGCCCGATGGCGATGCCGCCGACCTGGCGGCGGCGCTGGGCCGCTTCGTGTTCCGGCGCAAGCTGCGCGTCACCGTCGAGGACACGCTGCAGGCGTCCGGGCGGTTGAGCCTACCGGACCAGGCCCGGGGCGCGGCGTCGGCGCACGATGAGGCCGGCGTGATCGAACTGGACATGAGTGGCGACGGGCTGCCGCGCACGCTGCGCCTGGCGGCGGCGTCGGACCCGCCCGCCGCCGACCCGGCGCTGGCGGCGGCCTGGCGCGAGGCCGACCTGCGCCTGGGCCTGGCCCGGCTGGAGCCGGCGCAGCGCGAGCAATGGACGCCGCAGCAACTGGGCCTGGACCGGCTGCATGCCTTCAGCGTCAAGAAGGGCTGCTATCCCGGCCAGGAAATCGTCGCCCGCACCCATTTCCTGGGCAAGGCCAAGCGCGCGGTGCAACTGCTGGACCTGGACGGCACCGCCGCGGCCGGCGCGCCGGTCCTGCGCGAGGACCAGCCGTTCGGCAGCGTGGTCAGCGTCGCCGGGCGCCTGGCGCTGGCGGTGCTGCCACTGGAAGACACGCCGCCGAGCGGCCTGAGCATCGACGGCCACGCCGCGCACTGGCAGCCACTGGCCGACGGCCTGGCGCGCTGAGCGCGCCTGCGCCTCGCCTCACCGCGATTGCGATTCCCGAATCCCGATTACCGGCTCTCCAGCCGCTCGCCGCTCTCCGCATCGAAGAAATGCAGTGCGTCGCCGCGCACCGCCACCCGCAGCCGCTCGCCCAGGCCAGGCAGCGCGCGCGGCGCCACCCGCATCACCAACGGCTGCCCGGCATGGCTGAGATTGACGAAGATCTCGTTGCCGACCGGCTCGATCACCTCGATGGTGGCCTCGAACCCGCCCTGCCCGTCCTCGCTGGGCTGCAGGTGCTCCGGACGCACGCCGACCGCGATCTGCCGGCCCAGCCACTGCGGCACGACGTGGGCGCCATGCAACGGTACGCGCGCGCCGCCGGCCAATTGCAGTTGCAGGCCGCCGTCCTCGACCAGTTGTCCCTGCAGCACGTTCATCGCCGGGCTGCCGAGGAAGCCGGCCACGAACAGATTGGCCGGACGGTCGTACAACGCCATCGGCGTGTCGATCTGCTGGATCCGCCCGTCCTTGAGCACCACGATGCGTTGGCCCAGGGTCATCGCCTCGACCTGGTCGTGGGTGACGTAGATCATGGTGGTACCGAGCTTGCGGTGCAGTTGCGCGATCTCGGTGCGCACCGAATGGCGCAGCTTGGCATCCAGGTTGGACAGCGGCTCGTCGAGCAGGAACACCGCCGGCTCGCGCACCAGCGCGCGGCCCAGCGCCACGCGCTGGCGCTGGCCGCCGGACATCGCCCGCGGCAGCTTGTCCAGCATCGGGGTCAGGCCCAGCGTCTCGGCGGCGGCGGCGACGCGGCTGGCGATGACCTCCTTGCTCTCGCCGCGCAGCTTCAGCCCGAACGCCAGGTTCTCGGCCACGGTCATGTGCGGGTACAGCGCGTAGCTCTGGAACACCATCGCGATGTCGCGGTCCTTCGGCGCCACGTCGTTGACCACGCGCTCGCCGATGCGCAGCTCGCCGCCGCTGATCTCCTCCAGGCCGGCGATCATCCGCAGCAGCGTGGACTTGCCGCAGCCCGAGGGCCCGACCAGCACCATCAGCTCGCCATCGGCCACTTCGAAGCTGGCCCCGTGCACGGCGACCTGGCCGTTGTCGTAGACCTTGCGGATGTTGTCCAGTTGTACTTTCGCCATGGTGCGGTATCCGATTTCCGGCAGGAGAGACGGGCTGCCGCCGGTCCCTCCCGATGGCAGTGCATACGAATGCGGTTCGCATCGTGCCAGCGACACAGGCAACAATGGGAGCGCAATGCGGTATTCTGCCATGTAACCGTTTTCACGGGGCAACATCGACGCCTGGGAGGGCGCTGCGATCCGCCGGCCACCGCCGCCCACGGCGCGCGTGGAGCACCGGACTGATGCTTGAGGCATCGGACAGGTATGCTCAGAGGTCTGGCCGTCGTATTCATCTCCGGCTCGTACGGTCCCGCTAGGCGGTCACACCGCTTCGCCCCGCATGCGCCGCAGGACGGATACCGACAGGCCCGGCCCCGCAGCTCCACAACGCCACGTCACTACTAGCCCCCAGGTGATCGACGAAATGTCACCCGAAACCGAAAACCGGTCGATGCACGATACGTTCCTGCTGTTTGGCGCCACCGGCGATCTGGCCCAGCGCTACCTGTTCCCGTCCCTGCTGCGCATGCTCGACGACGGCTTCCTGCCGGAGAACTTCCGCATCCGCGCGCTGGCGCTGTCGCCGCACGACACCGCCAAGTTCCACGAGATCCTCAAGCCGCGCCTGCAGGCGGCGATGCCGCAGGTCAGCGAGGCGGTGATCCAGTCGCTGCTGGACCGCACCGACTACCGTTCGGTGGACCTGCGCAACGCCGAGTCGGTGGCCGAGGCGGTGCGCGAGCTGACCTCGCGCCGCTGCGTGAGCTACCTGGCGATCCCGCCGGGGCTGTACATCAGCACTTGCCAGGGCCTGGCCTTGGGCGGAGCGCTGGCCGCGCCGCACCGGCTGATGCTGGAGAAGCCGATCGGCCACGATTCGGAGAGCGCGCGCGAGATCGTGCAGGCCATCGGCGCGCTGATCGACGAGGACCGCGTGTTCCGCCTGGACCATTACCTGGGCAAGGCCGCGGTGCAGAACCTGATCGCGCTGCGCTTCGGCAACACCCTGCTGGAAGCGGTGTGGAACCGCAACTACATCGAGTCGGTGGAGATCCTGGTCGCCGAGAGCGAGGGCGTGGACGGGCGCGACGCCTACTACGCCCGCTCCGGCGCGCTGCGCGACATGGTCCAGAGCCACATCCTGCAGCTGCTGTGCCTGGTGGCGATGGAACCGCCGGCCTCGCTGGAGGCCGACCGCATCCGCGACGAGAAGGTCAAGGTGCTGCGCGCGCTGCGGCCGCTGAGCGCCGAGCACGCCGCGCGCGACAGCGTGCGCGGGCGCTACACCGCCGGCAGCATCAACGGCCAGCCGGCGCAGGCCTACCAGCCGCCGGAAGGCAGCGACGTGGAGACCTTCGTCGGCGTCACCGCCTACATCGACAACTGGCGCTGGGCCGGGGTGCCGTTCCGGCTGTGCACCGGCAAGCGCCTGGCCGAACGCACCACGCGCATCGTGGTCACGCTCAAGCCGGTCACCCACTGGCTGTTCGAGCGCCCCGACGCGCGGCACGTGGCGCCGAACCGGCTGACCTTCCAACTGCAGCCGCAGGAGAACATCGAACTGGGCCTGATGAGCAGCCTGGCCGGCCCGGAATGGGGCGCGCTGGAGCTGCAGCCGCTGGAACTGGAGCTGTCGGTCCCGACCGGCCTGCACCGCCGCATCGCCTACGAACGGCTGATGCTCGATGCGCTCAACGGCAACCACGCGCTGTTCGTGCGCGACGACGAGGTGCGCGCGGCCTGGGCCTGGATCGACAGCGTCAGCGATGCCTGGGCGCAGGCGCAACTGCCGCTGCAGCCCTACCCTGCCGGCAGTTGGGGGCCGAAGGACGCCGAACGCTACGTGTCCGCCGACGACGCCAGCGCCGTGCACCGGGACGCGCCATGAGCGCGCCGCTGCGCCCGGTGCTGGTCGCCGACATCGGCGGCACCAACGCACGCTTCGCGCTCGCCGACCTCGGCGCGTCCACGCCGCTGCTCGACGACAGCACGCAGACCTTCGCGGTGGTGGACTTCCCGTCGCTGGGCGACGCGGCCCGCTACTACCTGCAGCAGACCGGGGTGGAAGCGCGCAGCGGCGTGTTCGCCGTGGCCGGGCGCGTGGACGGCGACGAGGCGCGGATCACCAACCATCCGTGGGTGATCTCGCGCTCGCGCACCCGCGCCATGCTCGGCTTCGACGACCTGCACCTGATCAACGACTTCGCCGCGCAGGCGATGGCGATCAGCCTGCTGCAGCCGCAGGACGTGGTCCAGGTCGGCGGCGCCGCGTGGCAGCCGGCGCCGGTCGCGCTGCCGCGCAACTACGCGGTGATCGGCCCGGGCACCGGCCTGGGCGTGGGCGGCCTGCTGATCCGCGGCGGCCGCTGCTATCCACTGGAGACCGAGGGCGGCCATGTCAGCTTCCCGCCGGGCACGCCGGAGGAAATCCGCATTCTTGAACTGCTGTCGCAGCAGTTCGGTCGCGTCTCCAACGAACGCCTGATCTGCGGCCCCGGCCTGGTCAACATCCACCGCGCGCTGAGCGAGATCGCCGGCGACGATCCCGGCCCGCTGCAGCCGGAGGACATCACCGCCCGCGCCGCGCAGGGCGACTACCGCGCGATGCGCACCATCGACGTGTTCTGCGCGGTGTTCGGCGCCATCGCCGGCGATCTGGTGCTGGTCCAGGGCGCCTGGGACGGCGTGTTCCTGACCGGCGGGCTGGTGCCGAAGATGCTCGATGCGATCCAGCATTCCGGCTTCCGCCAGCGCTTCGAGCACAAGGGCCGGTTTTCGTCGATCATGGCGCGGGTGCCGTCGCTGGCGGTGGTCCACCCGCGCCCCGGCCTGCTCGGCGCCGCCGCCTACGCGGTGGATGCCGAGCGCGAATCTCCAGGAGTCGTCGCATGAGCCCCACGTTGTCCGATCGCATCACCCTGGTCCGTTACGACGATCCCGACGAATGGATCGACGCAGCCGCGGCCGAGATCGGCGCGGCGTTGCGCACGGAGATCCAGCAGCGCGGCGCAGCGCGCCTGCTGCTGTCCGGCGGTACCACCCCGGCGCCGGTGTACCAGGCGCTGGCCGAACTGCCGCTGGATTGGTCGAAGCTGGAGGTGGGCCTGGTCGACGAGCGCTGGCTGTCGCCGCAGGACAGCGATAGCAACGCCTATCTGGTCCGGCAGAGCTTCCTGGAGCGCGCCGAGGGCGCGCGTTTCGAGCCGCTGGTGCGGGTCGGCAAGCCGCTGCAGGACTGCGTGCATGCGGCCAACGTGCACGCGCAACACGCGCCGGCCGCATGCATGGCGGTGCTGGGCATGGGCGGCGACGGCCACACCGCGTCGCTGTTCCCCGGCGCCACCGACCTGGGCAAGGCGCTGGCCAATCCGCTGCCCTACGCCGCGCTCGACGCCACCGGCTGCCCCGGCGCCAACACCTGGCCGCTGCGCATCACCCTGACGCCGGCCGGCCTGGCGCCGATCGGCCAGCGCATGCTGCTGCTGCGCGGCAAGCAGAAGCTCGAGGTGCTCGAACGCGCGCTGGCCGGCAATGATGCCCACGAGTACCCGATCCGCGTCGCATTCGACACGCCCGGTGCGCGCTTGCGCGTGCATTGGTGCGAGTGAGGCCGGGAGTGGGGAGTCGGGATTGGGGATTCGCAACGGCCGCGCGCTGACGCATTCCCGCTCTTCCGATTCCCCATTCTCCATTCCCGATTCCCCCTTCATAGCCCCTTCCGCCAATGAGCCTGCATCCGACCCTCCACGCGATCACCGAACGCATCCGCGAGCGCAGCGCGCCGTCGCGGCGCGCCTACCTGGCCGGCATCGACGCCGCATTGCGCGACGGCCCGTTCCGCGCCCGCCTGAGCTGCGGCAACCTGGCGCACGGCTTCGCCGCCTGCGGCCCGACCGACAAGAGCCGGCTGGAAGGCGGGATCACCCCCAACCTGGGCATCGTCACCGCCTATAACGACATGCTCTCGGCGCACCAGCCGTTCGAACACTATCCGGAGATGATCCGCAGCACCGCGCGCGCGCTCGGCGCCACCGCGCAGGTCGCCGGCGGCGTGCCGGCGATGTGCGACGGCGTGACCCAGGGCCGCCCGGGCATGGAACTGTCGCTGTTCTCGCGCGACGTGATCGCCCAGGCCACCGCGATCGGCCTCAGCCACGACATGTTCGACAGCACGATCTACCTGGGCGTGTGCGACAAGATCGTGCCCGGCCTGCTGATCGGCGCGCTGGCCTTCGGCCACCTGCCGGCGGTGTTCGTGCCGGCCGGGCCGATGACCCCGGGCATCCCCAACAAGCAGAAGGCCGAGGTGCGCGAGCGCTATGCCGCCGGCCAGGCCACGCGCGAGGAACTGCTGGCCGCCGAGTCGGCCTCCTACCACGCGCCCGGCACCTGCACCTTCTACGGCACCGCCAACTCCAACCAGGTGCTGCTGGAAGCGATGGGCGTGCAACTGCCCGGCGCCTCCTTCGTCAATCCGGGCACGCCGCTGCGCGATGCGCTGACCCAGGAAGCCACCGAGCGCGCGCTGCGCATCACCGCGCTGGGCAGCGACTTCCGTCCGCTCGGCCGGCTGATCGACGAACGCGCGATCGTCAACGCCGCGGTCGCGCTGATGGCCACCGGCGGTTCCACCAACCACACCATCCACTGGGTGGCGGTGGCGCGCGCGGCCGGCATCGTGCTGACCTGGGACGACCTGGACGCGCTGTCGCAGCTGGTGCCGCTGCTGACCCGCGTATATCCCAACGGCGAAGCCGACGTGAACCATTTCGCCGCGGCCGGCGGCATCGGCTTCGTGTTCCGCGAACTGATGGACGCCGGGCTGATGCACGACGACCTGCCCACCATCGTGCCCGGCGGCATGCGCGCCTACGGCGACGAGCCGTGCGTGCAGAACGGCGCGCTGGCCTACGTGCCGAGCCCGGCCAAGAGCGCCGACGAGACCGTGGTGCGCCCGGCCTCCAACCCGTTCGAGGCGCAGGGCGGGCTGCGCCTGCTGCGCGGCAACCTCGGCAAGTCGCTGATCAAGCTGTCGGCGGTGAAGCCGCAGTTCCGCACCATCGAGGCGCCGGCGGTGGTCATCGACGCGCCGCAGGCCCTCAACAAGTTGCATGCCGCCGGCGTGCTGCCGCAGGACTTCGTGGTGGTGCTGCGCTACCAGGGGCCGCGCGCCAACGGCATGCCGGAACTGCATTCGCTGGCGCCGCTGCTGGGCCTGCTGCAGAACCAGGGCCGGCGCGTGGCGCTGGTCACCGACGGGCGCCTGTCCGGCGCCTCGGGCAAGTTCCCGGCGGCGATCCACGTGACCCCGGAAGCGGCGCGCGGCGGCCCGATCGCGCGCGTGCGCGAAGGCGACATCGTGCGCCTGGATGGCGAGGCCGGCACCCTGGAAGTGCTGGTGGAGGCCGCCGAATGGGCGGCGCGCGCGCTGGCGCCGAACACCTCCCCGGCCGCGCACGACATCGGCCGCAACCTGTTCGCGATCAATCGCCGCGTGGTCGGCCCCGCCGACCAGGGCGCGATGTCGATCTCCTGCGGCCCGCCGGCCGCCGACGGCGACGTGTGGGACTACGACGCCGAGTACGACCTGGGCCGCAGCGCCGAGGCCGCGGCCGCGCCGCACGAGGAAAAGGACGCATAACCCGACCGCGGCGCGACGGCGCGGAGTGCGCCCTCGCCTCGCCCCGCGCTGGCCGATTGCGGCCAGCGCCCTGCCATCATCGCGAACCCGAGACCGTCATGACGATTGCCGAACACCAGACCACCGCCGAAACCCTGCTGCGCGCCGCCGGCATCCTGCCGGTGGTGACCGTCCACAGCCTGGACGAGGCGCGCCGCGTCTCCGCCGCCCTGCTCGACGGCGGTCTGCCCGCGATCGAGCTGACCTTGCGCACGCCGGTGGCGATGGAGGCGCTGGCGATGCTCAAGCGCGAACTGCCGGACATCAAGATCGGCGCCGGCACCGTGCTCACCGAGACCCAGCTGCAGCAGTCCATCGACGCCGGCGCCGACTTCATCGTCACCCCCGGCACGCCGCCGGCGCTGGCCGACGCGCTGGCGCGGGCGCCGCTGCCGGTGGTGCCGGGCGCCGCCACCCCGACCGAATTGCTGGCGCTGATGGCGCGCGGCTTCCGCGTGTGCAAGCTGTTCCCGGCCACCGCGGTCGGCGGCCTGGCGATGCTCAAGGGCCTGGCCGGTCCGCTGGCCGACCTCAAGCTGTGCCCCACCGGCGGCATCGGCGAGAGCACCGCCGCCGAGTACCTGGCGCAGCCGAACGTGGTCTGCATCGGCGGCTCGTGGATGGTGCCCAAGGACTGGCTGGCCAACGGCGA
This window contains:
- the zwf gene encoding glucose-6-phosphate dehydrogenase encodes the protein MHDTFLLFGATGDLAQRYLFPSLLRMLDDGFLPENFRIRALALSPHDTAKFHEILKPRLQAAMPQVSEAVIQSLLDRTDYRSVDLRNAESVAEAVRELTSRRCVSYLAIPPGLYISTCQGLALGGALAAPHRLMLEKPIGHDSESAREIVQAIGALIDEDRVFRLDHYLGKAAVQNLIALRFGNTLLEAVWNRNYIESVEILVAESEGVDGRDAYYARSGALRDMVQSHILQLLCLVAMEPPASLEADRIRDEKVKVLRALRPLSAEHAARDSVRGRYTAGSINGQPAQAYQPPEGSDVETFVGVTAYIDNWRWAGVPFRLCTGKRLAERTTRIVVTLKPVTHWLFERPDARHVAPNRLTFQLQPQENIELGLMSSLAGPEWGALELQPLELELSVPTGLHRRIAYERLMLDALNGNHALFVRDDEVRAAWAWIDSVSDAWAQAQLPLQPYPAGSWGPKDAERYVSADDASAVHRDAP
- a CDS encoding bifunctional 4-hydroxy-2-oxoglutarate aldolase/2-dehydro-3-deoxy-phosphogluconate aldolase; protein product: MTIAEHQTTAETLLRAAGILPVVTVHSLDEARRVSAALLDGGLPAIELTLRTPVAMEALAMLKRELPDIKIGAGTVLTETQLQQSIDAGADFIVTPGTPPALADALARAPLPVVPGAATPTELLALMARGFRVCKLFPATAVGGLAMLKGLAGPLADLKLCPTGGIGESTAAEYLAQPNVVCIGGSWMVPKDWLANGEWDKVRESAAKAAAIVAAARSA
- a CDS encoding DUF1674 domain-containing protein, with product MGEGHCIRAAQGDVLQVWQGGKTAGFQIQVVRHERGGLKLTSCETRMIGQPTPTPESDPETQRPAEDTPPQTEPAPREIGGRGGLEPTRYGDWEKNGRCIDF
- the glk gene encoding glucokinase codes for the protein MSAPLRPVLVADIGGTNARFALADLGASTPLLDDSTQTFAVVDFPSLGDAARYYLQQTGVEARSGVFAVAGRVDGDEARITNHPWVISRSRTRAMLGFDDLHLINDFAAQAMAISLLQPQDVVQVGGAAWQPAPVALPRNYAVIGPGTGLGVGGLLIRGGRCYPLETEGGHVSFPPGTPEEIRILELLSQQFGRVSNERLICGPGLVNIHRALSEIAGDDPGPLQPEDITARAAQGDYRAMRTIDVFCAVFGAIAGDLVLVQGAWDGVFLTGGLVPKMLDAIQHSGFRQRFEHKGRFSSIMARVPSLAVVHPRPGLLGAAAYAVDAERESPGVVA
- a CDS encoding ABC transporter ATP-binding protein, with the translated sequence MAKVQLDNIRKVYDNGQVAVHGASFEVADGELMVLVGPSGCGKSTLLRMIAGLEEISGGELRIGERVVNDVAPKDRDIAMVFQSYALYPHMTVAENLAFGLKLRGESKEVIASRVAAAAETLGLTPMLDKLPRAMSGGQRQRVALGRALVREPAVFLLDEPLSNLDAKLRHSVRTEIAQLHRKLGTTMIYVTHDQVEAMTLGQRIVVLKDGRIQQIDTPMALYDRPANLFVAGFLGSPAMNVLQGQLVEDGGLQLQLAGGARVPLHGAHVVPQWLGRQIAVGVRPEHLQPSEDGQGGFEATIEVIEPVGNEIFVNLSHAGQPLVMRVAPRALPGLGERLRVAVRGDALHFFDAESGERLESR
- a CDS encoding YgfZ/GcvT domain-containing protein translates to MPDNLNLESGGFSALPHLQYVALRGPDAVAFAHAQFANDVQALALGQWQWNAWLTAKGRVIAVFALLRQADDALLMLLPDGDAADLAAALGRFVFRRKLRVTVEDTLQASGRLSLPDQARGAASAHDEAGVIELDMSGDGLPRTLRLAAASDPPAADPALAAAWREADLRLGLARLEPAQREQWTPQQLGLDRLHAFSVKKGCYPGQEIVARTHFLGKAKRAVQLLDLDGTAAAGAPVLREDQPFGSVVSVAGRLALAVLPLEDTPPSGLSIDGHAAHWQPLADGLAR
- the edd gene encoding phosphogluconate dehydratase codes for the protein MSLHPTLHAITERIRERSAPSRRAYLAGIDAALRDGPFRARLSCGNLAHGFAACGPTDKSRLEGGITPNLGIVTAYNDMLSAHQPFEHYPEMIRSTARALGATAQVAGGVPAMCDGVTQGRPGMELSLFSRDVIAQATAIGLSHDMFDSTIYLGVCDKIVPGLLIGALAFGHLPAVFVPAGPMTPGIPNKQKAEVRERYAAGQATREELLAAESASYHAPGTCTFYGTANSNQVLLEAMGVQLPGASFVNPGTPLRDALTQEATERALRITALGSDFRPLGRLIDERAIVNAAVALMATGGSTNHTIHWVAVARAAGIVLTWDDLDALSQLVPLLTRVYPNGEADVNHFAAAGGIGFVFRELMDAGLMHDDLPTIVPGGMRAYGDEPCVQNGALAYVPSPAKSADETVVRPASNPFEAQGGLRLLRGNLGKSLIKLSAVKPQFRTIEAPAVVIDAPQALNKLHAAGVLPQDFVVVLRYQGPRANGMPELHSLAPLLGLLQNQGRRVALVTDGRLSGASGKFPAAIHVTPEAARGGPIARVREGDIVRLDGEAGTLEVLVEAAEWAARALAPNTSPAAHDIGRNLFAINRRVVGPADQGAMSISCGPPAADGDVWDYDAEYDLGRSAEAAAAPHEEKDA
- the pgl gene encoding 6-phosphogluconolactonase codes for the protein MSPTLSDRITLVRYDDPDEWIDAAAAEIGAALRTEIQQRGAARLLLSGGTTPAPVYQALAELPLDWSKLEVGLVDERWLSPQDSDSNAYLVRQSFLERAEGARFEPLVRVGKPLQDCVHAANVHAQHAPAACMAVLGMGGDGHTASLFPGATDLGKALANPLPYAALDATGCPGANTWPLRITLTPAGLAPIGQRMLLLRGKQKLEVLERALAGNDAHEYPIRVAFDTPGARLRVHWCE